CAATCCCGCAATGTTTGCAATGAATCATGGGAATGGGCGCTCCCCAATACCTTTGACGGCTCACTCCCCAATCTTGCAAGCGGTAGTTGATGACCCTTTTACCGAGGTTTTCTTTTTCAAAATAAGCGATGATTTTTTCTCTGGCCACTGAGCTAGAAAGATCGCTCCACTCCCCGCTATTTTTTAAAACCTCTTCTTTGGTGTGGGGCAAACTTTGAGAACTTTGAGTGATCACTTTAATAGGGATATGATAAAGATTAGCGAATTCAAAATCCCTTTCATCGCAGGCTGGCACGCCCATTAACGCCCCAGAGCCATAATTGGCTAGGGCGAAATTAGCCACCCAAACAGGGATTTTTTGCTTCGTTAAAGGGTGGATAGCATAAATTCCTAAAAACACCCCTTTTTTCTCCAAAGCCCTTTCTCTTTGAGTCGTGTTTAAAATCGCTTTAATAACCTTTGAATCTTCTTGGCTCACTTGCTTAATGGCATGCTCTACTAAAGGGTGTTCTGGGGCGATCGCAATGTAAGTTACGCCATAAATGGTATCCGCTCTTGTGGTAAAAACTTCAATTTCTTGAATGCCGTTGCAAGCTTTCAAACACTCATCAGCGATCTTAAAACCAAATTGCAACCCACTAGATTTCCCTATCCAGTTTTTTTGCATGGTTAGGACTTGAGAAGGCCAATGATTTTCTAAAGTTTCTAAGTCTTTTAACAATTCTTCAGCGTAGTTTGTGATCTTCAAATAATATTGGTAGAGTTCTTTTTGAATGACTTCTGTGTCGCAACGCCAACACCGCCCATCAATGACTTGCTCATTAGCTAAAACGGTTTTGTCGTTAGGGCACCAATTGAGCATGGCTTTCTTACGGTAGATCAGCCCTTTTTCCCACAAGTCAATGAAAAATTGCTGTTCAAATTTCGTGTAATCCGGATCTGAAGTGGCGAATTCCCTGTTTTTAGAAAAAGAAAACCCTAAGGCTTCAAACTCTTTTTGCATGGCTTCAATGTTTTCATAAGTCCAAGTTTTAGGGTGGATACCATGCTTAATGGCCGCATTTTCCGCAGGCATCCCAAAAGAATCAAACCCCATAGGGTGTAACACGTTGTAATGGTGCAAACGATAATAACGCGCCAACGCATCGCCAATGGTGTAATTGCGCACATGCCCCATGTGGATTTCCCCACTAGGATAGGGCAACATGCTTAGAATGTATTTTTTAGGGAGGTTAAAATCGTCTTTAGGCTCAAAACTCTTATTTTTCCACCAAAATTCTTGCCATTTTTTTTCTATATTGATAAAATCCATCATTGCCTCTTAGTCTGTTTCGCTCGTTACAACGCTTTCAATCAACAAAAAGATGAGGCTAAAAGCGTTGCTAATCAAAGCCCCGATCATGAGCATGTAAGCTGTAACCAAATTGTTTAAAATCTGTAAAAACACAAATGCCGGTATGAGGTGCAACACGGTAGCTAAAGAGCTAGCCAACAGCTCTGAAGCGAAACGCTTGATCACCCCAATTTTGAGCGTAACGGAAATAAGGTTTAAAGCTAACGCTACAAACAACACCACCGTGTTAGGCTCATACAAAAACCCTGCAATGGTGGTTAAAGAAATAAGGCTGAACAGCACATGAATGACCCGACCCCAATCCATAGAAACTCCTTAAACTTGACCGCCCTCATACAAACGGCGCATTTTTTCCTTCTCTTGAGCTTTTTTGATTTTTCTAGCCTCATTCTCATAATATTTACCCATATCAAAGCCTAACAATAACGCTACTTTAGGGGCGATGAAAATAGAGCTATAAGTCCCTACAATCGTGCCTATTAGCATGGGCAATGAAAAGCCAATAATGATCTTACTCCCAAACACGCACAAAATCAACACCACAAAAAACACGGTTAAAGAAGTTAAAAGCGTGCGCGTGAGCGTGCTAGAAATGGCTTCATCAATGGCTTGAATGGCGCTTTTGGTTTTTTGAGAGAGCATCTCTTCTCTGATCCTATCAAAAATAATGATCGTATCATTAATGGAATACCCAATCAAGGTGAGCAAGGCCGCAATCACTTCCAAATTCATATCAATCTTAAAAACAATCACTGAGCTTGCTACTAAAATCACATCATGCACAAGCACAACAACGCTCGCTAAAGCGAAACGCCATTCATAGCGGAAACTCACATAAACCATGATCGCTATTAAGGCTAAAATCAGCGACAAAATGCCCTTTTCTTTCAATTCGCTCCCCACTCTAGGGCCCACAGTGTCAAATTTACGGATTTCAAAATCGCCGCTAGGTTTTAAAATATTGGCCACGATAGCGTTCAAGTCTTCATTTTCGGCTGTTTCTACAAAAGGGAATTTGATTAAAATTTCTTCTTTAGAGCCAAATTCGCTCACTTGCACGCCTTTAAAGCGAGCTTCTTTTTCAAACAGATCGCGCACTTCTTTAATGGGGGCGTTTTGAGCGTAACGCACCTGCACCAAACTCCCCCCCGCAAAATCAATCCCTAAAGAAAACCCTTTGAAAAACAAAAGCCCCAACGCCAGAAGCACTAATATTGCTGAAACGATCACCCCATAATTGGAATAACGCATGAAGCTTAAGATTCTAGTTCGCTTGAATAATTCCATAAAACCTCCTAAGCTCTTTTATTCACGCCAAACCAAAAGTAAAGGCTTTTTGTTTGAGTGAGTTTAGGTAAAAGGGCTTGATAAATCCCTTGCGTGCCTATAATAGCGGTGATAATAGAGGCTAAAATCCCAATGCCTGTGGTTAGGGCAAAGCCTTTAATCGCTCCTGTGCCATAAGCGTATAATAACACCGAAGCGATCAAGGAAGTGATATTGGAATCAAAAATCGCCCGACTCGCATTGATATAGCCTAAATGGATCGCCTTAACAACACCCTCTCCTTCTCTTAACACTTCTCTAATGCGTTCGTTGATAATGATATTAGCATCCACGGCAATCCCCACGGTTAAAACAATCCCTGCCATTCCCGGTAAAGTCAGAGTCGCTCCAAAAATCGCCATGACCGCCACAATCAAAAAAAGATTGACCACTAACGCCATGCAAGCGATCACCCCAGCCATGGAGTAATAAAGCGCCATAAAGCCCATCACCAAAATAAAACCCCCAATAAGGGCGATAATGGAGGTTTTAATGCTGTCTTTCCCTAAACTCGGGCCTACAATCCTTTTTTCTAAAACTTGAATGGGTGCGCTCATCGCCCCACTCCTTAAAGCGATCGCTAAATCGCTCGCTTGAGCCACGCTAAAATTCCCGCTAATCTGCCCGCTCCCCCCGCCAATGCGTTCTCTGATCACCGGGGCTGAATAAACCTTATTGTCTAAAACGATCGCCATGCGTTTGCCCACATTCGCGCCTGAAAAATCCCCAAAAATCTTGGCCCCTTGCGCATCAAGCGTGAAGCTCACCACCGGCTGGTTGTTTTGATCATACACCACTTTCGCATCCGTAAGCATTTCGCCATCTAAAATAGGGATCGCTTTGAGTAAGATTTTACCCCCCATTTCCGCATCAGACAACAACACGCTGCCTAATTTTTGAGCCTCTAAATCCGTCATTGTCATCGCATCTTTATTATGCTCTTCATCCACTGCCATCATTTGCAAATGAGCGGATTTAGAAATCAAGTCTTTAGCGCGCCGTTCTTCTTCTAAAGTCTTAATGCCGGGCAATTGCACCGAAATTTCTTCTTTACCTTGCTGAATGACTACAGGCTCTGCCAAACCAAATTGATCCAAGCGGTTACGAATGATCCCTATCACTTGCAAAATCGTGTTTTTACGCAATTCTTCTTGCTCTAAAGGGGTGAGCTTCACGCTATAAAACTCCGCTTCTTTTTTGATTTCAAACTGGCTATGGCCTTGCAACTCCACTAAAAGCGCGTCTAATTTTTTCGCTTCATCTTCATCTAAAAGCTCAAAACTGATCCCTTCTAAACTGGATTTAATGTCTTTAAGCAAGATATTTTGCTTTTTAGCGTTGTATTCTAAAGCGGACGCTAGGCTTAAATACTTGTTTTTTAAAGCTTCATCGGTTTGTACCCATAAAAGCATGTTCAACCCCCCCCTTAAATCCAACCCTAAAGTGATTTTAGGGCCTTTAGTTTCTAGTAAAGAAGGCACAGAAAACCCTACCCCTAAAAGAAGCGCGCAAATAAAAACGATTAAACGAGGGTTAAAAAGTTTCATTCAGTTGTTATTTGGCGTTGTTTCTTCATCTAATTTGAACGCTACATAGTTTTTAGAAAGTTTAGCGGTGGTGTCATCATTGAGCTTCACGCTAAAAAAATTCGCTTCCGCCTTAAGCACCTCAACAATCAGCCCTCCTTGAGTAACGATTTTATCGCCCTTAGTCAAACCCTCTATCATTTCTTTATGCTTTTTTTGCTGTTGGCGTTGCGGACGAACAATCAAAAAATAAAAAATAAGAAACAACACCACAAGGGGTAAAAGCGTCGTTAGAATTTCTTTAGTTTGTCCCATTAAATTTCCTTAAAAGATGTTTTAATCTCAAATTATAGCATTTTTCACTATTTCTTTAAAGCCGCTCTTTTGTCTAGCGCGAATAAATACAAAGCCCCTATGATCCCAGAAATCAAAGATCCGAGTAAAATCGCAATTTTTGCCACTTCCATAGCGTCCTCATGCTCGCTCGTGAAAGCCAGATTAGAAATAAACATAGACATGGTAAAGCCAATCCCTGCTAAAAGCCCAGCCCCTAAAATATGCCACCAGCTGATGCCTTTAGGGCGCGCGGTGATTTTAAGCTTTTCGCCTATGAAAGTGATTAGGAAAATCCCTAAAGGCTTGCCCAAGCAAAGCCCTAAAATAACCCCTAAAAGCACCTTATCCACTTCTAAATTGATGCTAGAATCAACGCTCACCCCTGCGTTTGCAAACGCAAATAAGGGCATGATGAAATACCCGCTAATGGGGGCTAAAAAATGCTCCAATCTTTCTAAGGGGCTTTGTAAAGCGCTCGCTTTTTCTTCAATAGAATGCAAGATTTCTTGTTGCTCTTTGGTTAAAAGCGCTCCTGAACTCGTTTCTGCGTATCGTTTGCCTAATTCCAAAAGCTCTACATTTTTAGAATCTTTAGGGATTTTCACCGGTATCATAAAAGCTAGAACCACCGCAGCGATCGTCGCATGGATACCGCTTTGATGCACGCAAAACCAAAGCAACACCCCTAAAAGCAAGTAAGGGATGAGCGATCGGATATTCAGGCGGTTTAATACGGCTAAAACAAGAACCACCCCTAAAGCCCCTAAAAGCCATGCGAATTTTAAATTCGTGGTATAAAAGAGCGCGATCACCACAATAGCCCCCAAGTCATCAGCCACCGCTAGAGTGATTAAAAAAACCTTTAAGGCGGTTGGCACCCTCTTGCCTAAAAGCATGATCACGCCTAAAGCGAACGCAATATCCGTCGCCATAGGGATCCCAAAACCATGCTGAGAAGGCGTATTAGCGTTAAGAAAAAAATAAATCAATCCTGGAGCTATCATGCCCCCTATGGCTGCGATCACAGGGAAAGAAGCTTTTTTGAAACTGGATAATTCCCCAAACAACAATTCTCGCTTGATTTCTAAACCTATCATTAAAAAAAATAACGCCATTAAGACATCATCAATCCAGTTGTGCAAACTAAAGCCGATGAAAAAATCCCCTATTTGGAACCCAAAAGGGGTGTGCCATAGCGCAAAATAACTTTCTTTCAAAAACGAATTAGCCACCACCATCGCTAAAACAGCGTTCAAAAAGAGGAAAATCCCTCCAAAAGACTCGCTTTTAATGAAGTTTTTAAGCGTCAAACTGAGCGCGTTTTCTGTTTTTTTGAGATTCATAGACAACCTTAAAATTTTTATTTTCAAACCCATAACTTTTCAAGCAGTCTTTTATGAGCGTAAATGATGCCCGCTTGTATCTTAAAATGGGGGGCTTGAGTT
This is a stretch of genomic DNA from Helicobacter pylori. It encodes these proteins:
- the secF gene encoding protein translocase subunit SecF, producing MELFKRTRILSFMRYSNYGVIVSAILVLLALGLLFFKGFSLGIDFAGGSLVQVRYAQNAPIKEVRDLFEKEARFKGVQVSEFGSKEEILIKFPFVETAENEDLNAIVANILKPSGDFEIRKFDTVGPRVGSELKEKGILSLILALIAIMVYVSFRYEWRFALASVVVLVHDVILVASSVIVFKIDMNLEVIAALLTLIGYSINDTIIIFDRIREEMLSQKTKSAIQAIDEAISSTLTRTLLTSLTVFFVVLILCVFGSKIIIGFSLPMLIGTIVGTYSSIFIAPKVALLLGFDMGKYYENEARKIKKAQEKEKMRRLYEGGQV
- the nhaA gene encoding sodium/proton antiporter NhaA, coding for MNLKKTENALSLTLKNFIKSESFGGIFLFLNAVLAMVVANSFLKESYFALWHTPFGFQIGDFFIGFSLHNWIDDVLMALFFLMIGLEIKRELLFGELSSFKKASFPVIAAIGGMIAPGLIYFFLNANTPSQHGFGIPMATDIAFALGVIMLLGKRVPTALKVFLITLAVADDLGAIVVIALFYTTNLKFAWLLGALGVVLVLAVLNRLNIRSLIPYLLLGVLLWFCVHQSGIHATIAAVVLAFMIPVKIPKDSKNVELLELGKRYAETSSGALLTKEQQEILHSIEEKASALQSPLERLEHFLAPISGYFIMPLFAFANAGVSVDSSINLEVDKVLLGVILGLCLGKPLGIFLITFIGEKLKITARPKGISWWHILGAGLLAGIGFTMSMFISNLAFTSEHEDAMEVAKIAILLGSLISGIIGALYLFALDKRAALKK
- the yajC gene encoding preprotein translocase subunit YajC → MGQTKEILTTLLPLVVLFLIFYFLIVRPQRQQQKKHKEMIEGLTKGDKIVTQGGLIVEVLKAEANFFSVKLNDDTTAKLSKNYVAFKLDEETTPNNN
- the leuS gene encoding leucine--tRNA ligase, which encodes MDFINIEKKWQEFWWKNKSFEPKDDFNLPKKYILSMLPYPSGEIHMGHVRNYTIGDALARYYRLHHYNVLHPMGFDSFGMPAENAAIKHGIHPKTWTYENIEAMQKEFEALGFSFSKNREFATSDPDYTKFEQQFFIDLWEKGLIYRKKAMLNWCPNDKTVLANEQVIDGRCWRCDTEVIQKELYQYYLKITNYAEELLKDLETLENHWPSQVLTMQKNWIGKSSGLQFGFKIADECLKACNGIQEIEVFTTRADTIYGVTYIAIAPEHPLVEHAIKQVSQEDSKVIKAILNTTQRERALEKKGVFLGIYAIHPLTKQKIPVWVANFALANYGSGALMGVPACDERDFEFANLYHIPIKVITQSSQSLPHTKEEVLKNSGEWSDLSSSVAREKIIAYFEKENLGKRVINYRLQDWGVSRQRYWGAPIPMIHCKHCGIVPETQLPVTLPEDIVIDGEGNPLEKHASWKFAQCPKCHKNSLRETDTMDTFIQSSWYFLRYTTPKNQRENQAFDQNYLKYFMPVDTYIGGIEHAILHLLYARFFTKALRDLGYLNLNEPFKQLITQGMVLKDGAKMSKSKGNVVSPKEILKKYGADAARLFILFAAPPAKELEWNDSALEGAHRFIKRLYDKANAISPTTSKPEFKGVGLNEAQKLARKKVYEALKKSHEIFNKAESAYAFNTLIASCMEALNALNAQSDERILCEGYFVLLQILEPIIPHTAWELSERLFKRENFKPIEVDESALIEDFMTLGLTINGKRRAELKVNINASKEEIIILAKKELEKYLENASVKKEIYVPNKLVNFVIA
- the secD gene encoding protein translocase subunit SecD — translated: MKLFNPRLIVFICALLLGVGFSVPSLLETKGPKITLGLDLRGGLNMLLWVQTDEALKNKYLSLASALEYNAKKQNILLKDIKSSLEGISFELLDEDEAKKLDALLVELQGHSQFEIKKEAEFYSVKLTPLEQEELRKNTILQVIGIIRNRLDQFGLAEPVVIQQGKEEISVQLPGIKTLEEERRAKDLISKSAHLQMMAVDEEHNKDAMTMTDLEAQKLGSVLLSDAEMGGKILLKAIPILDGEMLTDAKVVYDQNNQPVVSFTLDAQGAKIFGDFSGANVGKRMAIVLDNKVYSAPVIRERIGGGSGQISGNFSVAQASDLAIALRSGAMSAPIQVLEKRIVGPSLGKDSIKTSIIALIGGFILVMGFMALYYSMAGVIACMALVVNLFLIVAVMAIFGATLTLPGMAGIVLTVGIAVDANIIINERIREVLREGEGVVKAIHLGYINASRAIFDSNITSLIASVLLYAYGTGAIKGFALTTGIGILASIITAIIGTQGIYQALLPKLTQTKSLYFWFGVNKRA